In Halictus rubicundus isolate RS-2024b chromosome 1, iyHalRubi1_principal, whole genome shotgun sequence, the sequence ACGACGCGTAGCAAAATGATTACAATTGGTCGATAACTCAGTATTTCACGTGAAATTTGACCGTTCAGCAGGCTCAATTAGACGTATTAGAGATTGCGATCGCATTAGGGAACGTAGACAATGACTTGGTCTTGACTGGGTCGAATCGTGCGGTAGGGTGGTCGCGGGTGTTTAGCAGGGTTGTCTGGAATCGGGTGACGCAAGCAAGGGTAGAGCGTGCGGAGGAACGCAAAGGAACACGGAGAAACGCTGAGGCGGGGCACTCATGTTTATATGCATTGTATTGCTAAAACCCTTTTAACCGAATTACATTTAGCGATTCTAGTGCTGCTTTCCCGACTCTCCTTCCCCGAGTCTACGAGTGGCCTCCCCGTCGCCGTCACCGTCACCGTCACCGTcaccgtcgccgtcgtcgtcgtcgtcgcaagTCGTTgtcgctgccgccgccgccaccaccgccgtcgtcgtcgttgtcacCGCCACCGGCATCTCCAACGGCCACTACCCCTGGCACGGTATACCTCCCCTGACTAGCAACTACCGGGCTCCGGCTCTCGTGCTTCCATTCCCCTAACTCGAATGTTTCGTCCTTCTCCGTGAAAGGGCGCGTGCCTTttgccgcgacgcgacggcgacgGATACCTCTCTCTCGTACTGCGAACACACGGACGAGAAAATCGCTGCAGTTGTGTGTGAAGTCGTGGCGGGGGTGGAAAACCGATGGGGCTGGATTCCGAGACTCCGAACGGCATCCCTGAATTCTTGATTCTCTTGGTAAACAAGTGCTTAGGTGATTCACTGCTTGTTCGCTCCTATCGGCCGTCGTTTGTTTCTAGACGCCATTCTGCCGTTCTGCCATTCTATCTCGTTTTCCGGTCTAATAGATTTGCGAGGATAACGGAGACCGAGGCTGCTCCAGAAACTCCTCCCCTACTTTTACTtatccttctcttcgtcgctCCTTTTTCCAGCATCGCTGCGATACATCATCCTATCTTTTGGTCGCATCACGTCGgttgaccaaaaaaaaaaaaaaaaaaataaaacagcgCAGTGTCTCTAGGCCTTTGTAAAAAGACGTTTGGGCAACGTTCTTTTGTTTGAAACACATTCGAGAGATGTTATTCGTTCGAAGCGAGTCGGGCCAAAATAATCAGAGAATAATTGTTGGTGAAACGATCGGCAAACCAAGAAACGGAAGCTCGTCGAAGACCCGACTTGTCTCGACCCACTGTGCATTTCACAGCGAATTCCATCATTAGCGCTAACAAGGTTGGCCCGAGGCTACAAGGGGGACTTCACCCTTCGTCGGGCTAACCTCTAGGTATACACATGCGCGCGCAAACACGTACGCGATGAACACGAATGGAGTGTACCTATGCgaatacatacacacatacacatacgcGCGCACGCACATACAGACTGGCTGTGAGTCGACTCCTCCTTGAAACAAGTGGGGATAATAAGATCTACGACAATCAACTCCAAGAACGACGTTGTGAGAGTACAACGATGCGACCTATTGGACGAGCTTTTAGGCGACGTCCGCCACGTTATGTCCACATTTCTCTTCACCGCTCGCTTCACCTTACCTCAATGTGCATGCCCGCTCCGCCTTACATCCCTCATCGTACAACCTATCGTGTTGGTCTCTTTGTCTATTTGCCTATTCGGTCGTCATCTTCAATTATCACTTTTTCTCGCGTGATACACAATACAAAACCAAACTAAAGGACGTGGCGTAAAACTGCAAGGAAATgaaagcgagagagaaaatgtacaagcgtgtgtgcgtgcggtaAAATACATAGCGATATTATTAGACCATTTTGACAGAGAATCGGCTTGAGCAAAACCTATACAAAAGGATACGACGCAGTGGTTAAACTTTGGCAAAGCGAGGACACAGACAGTATCCATAGTAGTATAGCAGAGTAATCAACGTGAAATGGCGTCCGAAGAAGAAAACCGAAGAAACTCTCAAGTAAGACTGTATACGCCACGATTTATAAAAACATAATGGGACGATACCATCTCACCGCATTTCGGTAACAAACATTTCTCAAGAATTTCTAGTCTACGATCAGTCTGAAAATATGCTTACAAAATAATGTGCAAATATACATAGAACATTCACACAAAAAATTCAATCTTATACATTGAGTTTGATCTGTGGACTCATCGCAAGGGAATTAAATAGAACAAAGGAGATAATATAACACAATGTAACGTGATTAATTAAATACATGTCGAATGCGAACAAAAGATAAATCAAATAGAAACGTAAAGGACGAATCAAGttacaaatgattcttgccgctttGATCGTAAGATTCAATGCAAatatcggcaagaatcatttgcttCGGAAAATCTAGATTCAGCGCCATTTTTCGTAGCGACAAAACGCTCGAACTCCTAGCCAGGCGTTACCGACGGAGGAATGCATACCAAGAACTAGTGACGCCACTCGCGGAACAATACTGAAGTCTCTAGTCAATTAACGTATTATCTCCGATCAATGCAATGGCAatattatgaaatattcaaaatcgaTCTCTTTTTCCCGCATGTTTTCCCACATCTCATATTACATAAATATTTGGTAATTTCGATCGAAGGGCTGCGAGATGATCTTTTGATGCTTTGTCGTGGAAATGTTTTCATTTCGTCAAGTTCAAATGAAAGTCTAAAGGACATATATAGGTACTTTACGGTAGACCGTAGACGACTGTTGCAGCTGGTTCGCATCGTTTCATTGTTCGTACAGGCTGGTGTTTATAGGTAATAGAAGGTCCCACATAAAAAAGGACCGGAAAAAATGGTTGGAAAGAGAAGAAGCAGGCGCGTGAGAGGTTCTTGTTCCTGTTCCTGTTCCTATATACATATTCCTACGCAAGACAGCAGGACAGCACTGACATACATACATATCACATATGTAGATTGTACATAGATACTTAGTTTACACTTTCATACCTACATagattttagaatattttagattttagaTGATGCAATGAGCCATTTGGCATACTGGACTGGAGTGTGGATTGAAGGATTGAAGTGAGAGTTTACAGTGTAAAATATACATCGGACGTACGATGACTCATTTTATGTcgatatcgaaagaaaactgtcaCAAATCGTTACTAACCATACCCATGCAATCGCATGATAATGCGATACAAGTTTAGACGTTTAATCACagaatatcgtatattgtatattattgtTAAATGAAACAAAAGTTTTCCATGTTTGAAGGTATGAAAATTGTTCGGTGGTAGTCAGCATGAATCAAAAACATCGTGATACGATCGATTCGTACTGTGAAGATATAGTacctaaaataaatttaaatacgtTATGGCCTAAATTATTggagaataaaatttttaatagagACGATGTAAATGTACCGCGATGGAAGGTAAGAATACATTGTTATAGTATTGagttttttttatatgtacGTAGGCGTAACTTTTAAACAACAGTCTgttatttttttgttattttaggATAGTCTTATGGACAAATCAACCGCACGGGACATATACTTGACAATTAAAACTAGAGGACCGTACGCATTTAATCGTTTCATTGCGAGTCTAAAACAAAGTGGACACGAGAGTTTGGCTGATGTCTTAGAAGGAAAAACATTTACATTTGTGGATAACGAGTTGCAAAAAAATATTAGCGAGGGTAACGCTATTAACAAAGAGCCTGTTGGTGAAAGAAAATTTAGATCTAATACGGGAAGGTAATATTCAAAGTATCATCATGATTACAAATTATTTTCCAATTAATAAACATTTCATAAATATTGTGCGCTTTCTTTTGAAAAGGGTAcaagacaattttttttacgaTATACAGTCGTCAAACATACCTTTACAAATTCAAGTACAGAAGGCTACAGAATTTTTGGATGGACCTGTGTACGAAAATGTTGAAAGATATCCAATGCGAAGTAAACCTCGTGGATTggttttaataattacaaatattCATTACAAATATTGCTATAAAGAACCTAGAAGTTCGGCAGCACACGAtgaagaaaatatgaaaaatctcTTCGAAGAAATGGGATTTCGTGTAGTTTCTCATTTCGATTTAACGAAACAGGTAAATAACttgaatattttacaatattctgAAAGAAATGAAAACTGCCAACTCTAACGACGTATATTCTTACAAGCAATTtgtggagaaagtaagagaattTTCCCAACACAAACATTTACGGAATGTTGATTCCTGCTTTGTTATCGTTAGTAGTCATGGTAATGTAAATTCGCAATACGAGGTCACCGAAATTGAGTGTGTGGATAATAATCCTGAGAGCGTTCTACAAAATGATAAAACTGTTTTGTGCAAGGATATTTTGGATTACTTTACTGCCGAAGCGTGTCCTCATCTTGCCGGAAAGCCCAAAATCTTCATTTTTCAATTATGTAGGCAAGTAAAGAAGAGCCTTGAATTTTATTTCTCCGAAGAAAACTTAAAACGCCAATGGAATAAGGTTTAAAGTTTGTACGTTAAACGTTCAGTGTCGACCACACATACTAGAACAATGGGTTGACTTTCTTAAAATGCATGGTTTTATGTATACATGTAGTTTTTAAGGATACCTACCATAATTCAGATTTTGGAAGATATTGTGTGTTATATTTCAGAGgaaaaaaaatacagaaatccGTGAAAGAACCGCGACACACAACGGACATTAGTAATTTTAATTCGACCGACGGAATGATCGGTCCTAAGACGAATTTCCACGAGACAATAAGAAACTACGAGGATATATTAGTGACACAGGCTACTCTCCCGGGACACGTTGCTTTTCGAGACACAATAACCGGCAGTTGGTTCATCCAAATTTTATGCGAAGTATTTATGAATTACGCGTGTAAATCGCATCTTCAGGACTTGCTTAATATGGTGAGCTATTTTGACGATCAAAGATCGTTGTCTTGTAAGACAATTAAATTACTTACCCATTTACAGGTGGACTCACGATTAAAAATACAAAGAACGACAAAGGAGGAATGTCAAACTTTGACAGTAACATCGATAGGATTCAATAAACATTGTTTCCTGAACCCAGGCCTTTTTGAAGAAACATAGTTGAAAAGCGATGGTGATTCAGTAACCGTTGAAGCATTTacgaatatattatttttataatcacTTATTTATCACGAAACGTCGATAGAATCggataatttttatacatcgaTCGAGTTTGTAAAATTGTATACATAACAATATGTAAATTTGTATACATAATCTACATATAATTTATACGCATACAAGAAACTTTTTAACTTTGTTAGAACCCAATGCGATACAAGCGTGTACGCACGGCGATACAGTCGTTAGCATAGAATAGCCCCCAAATACAGTTCTGTTTCGAGAAACGACACTGACtcggcttctgccgtttctcGGATCAAGGTACCTTTGTGGCTTGATTTTGTTCTCGAGTGGGCCGAGAGAGAGCATGGAAAATAAGCGAGAGGCGAGAGGTAGTGGCAGACTACAAAGTTGTCGGCCGAGTAACGATATCTTTTGTTGGAAAAGGATGCAATATATACCCTCTCGTCCTGACGCTAAGCGGTGTCGAAAGAataacttcaaaagaagaagaggggatagaaatTTCCTATTTTCAAAACAAACATTGGTGCCATTTCTCGAAACAGAACTGTAGTATTAAATGAAGCGTGTTTGTAGTTAccgaggaagaaagaaattctaTTCGAAGACCACCCCATGTTTACACGTCTACTACAGTTAGCAGAAAGGTTCTTTGACCACAaaatgcgacgcgacgcgcgctaACAATACGTTCGATGCGATTTAGAAATGAAACTGTCAAGATTCCGAATTGAAGGGTgctttaaattaaaaacatcCACAACTTTTCTCGTGAATCCTTATGATTTATGTCGTAATGATTTTACAGATGCAGATTACAAATTATATGCTTAactatattctataaaatcaattAGACGAAAGAATATCCTAACACTTCCATTACCTAAGGTATTcaagttttgttttttttttgtttttgtaagtACGTACAATTCGTATGATGTAATAGGCAAATTTTCAATAGACAGATGAATGAAAAAATGAAGCTAGAGACCTGTTTTTTCTTGTATGTTGTACGATAATGATACGGTGCGAAGTAGTTCACAGCATTTTGAAACGATAAGAACAAATGATTTTAAAGAATTCTATCAATTAATTGCACCCATCCATGTTTATGAATGCAAAAGACAAAGGACACCAACTAATTTCGTTTTCATGAATCAACGAATAATATGTTGAAAAGGCTTTGACTTATATGTCTAATAACGTTTCAGGCTTTGCGGATATAAACAGGTAAACACAACCAAAGGCAACAATACCAGGGAAATAAAGAAATTCTAATGATCCAATGAGAGGGTCGAGAATAATGTTTTC encodes:
- the Dronc gene encoding death regulator Nedd2-like caspase, whose product is MNQKHRDTIDSYCEDIVPKINLNTLWPKLLENKIFNRDDVNVPRWKDSLMDKSTARDIYLTIKTRGPYAFNRFIASLKQSGHESLADVLEGKTFTFVDNELQKNISEGNAINKEPVGERKFRSNTGRVQDNFFYDIQSSNIPLQIQVQKATEFLDGPVYENVERYPMRSKPRGLVLIITNIHYKYCYKEPRSSAAHDEENMKNLFEEMGFRVVSHFDLTKQQFVEKVREFSQHKHLRNVDSCFVIVSSHGNVNSQYEVTEIECVDNNPESVLQNDKTVLCKDILDYFTAEACPHLAGKPKIFIFQLCRGKKIQKSVKEPRHTTDISNFNSTDGMIGPKTNFHETIRNYEDILVTQATLPGHVAFRDTITGSWFIQILCEVFMNYACKSHLQDLLNMVDSRLKIQRTTKEECQTLTVTSIGFNKHCFLNPGLFEET